In Allorhodopirellula heiligendammensis, one DNA window encodes the following:
- a CDS encoding TIGR01212 family radical SAM protein (This family includes YhcC from E. coli K-12, an uncharacterized radical SAM protein.): protein MPETEPKPHPDDGPLAWQQEGLLINAFGRHLRRKFGGRIQRVSVDAGFTCPNVDGAVTTGGCNFCDNRSFSPSRRVRLQRVSEQLRAGIERVTRRYDQVDGFIAYFQPATNTYAPVGQLAEVYDLALAADPRIVGIAIGTRPDCAPDSVLDLLERLAQRSMVSLEFGMQSVHDESLRWMNRAHTHADMINAIDRARGRGFECCAHVILGVPGEDHAMMMQTADEVGVLGFDAIKLHNLYSVHGTPLGGEVLAGKVQMMGREEYVNTVVDFLERIPPTTIVERVSGDAPPKFLIEPKWCLEKSAIRNEIDAEFARRGTRQGARFVTPALAPSARPRPQDTTPASIAAQIDMRGRLPVLKMQGN from the coding sequence ATGCCCGAAACTGAACCAAAACCTCATCCTGACGACGGTCCCCTTGCTTGGCAGCAGGAAGGGCTGTTGATCAATGCGTTTGGGCGACACCTGCGGCGAAAATTTGGTGGTCGAATCCAACGGGTCAGTGTGGACGCCGGATTCACGTGTCCGAATGTGGACGGAGCTGTCACCACTGGCGGCTGCAATTTCTGTGACAATCGATCATTCAGTCCGTCGCGAAGAGTCCGGCTACAGCGAGTGAGTGAGCAGCTACGGGCTGGTATTGAGCGAGTCACTCGGCGTTACGATCAAGTTGACGGTTTTATCGCTTATTTTCAGCCTGCGACGAATACCTACGCTCCCGTCGGTCAGCTCGCCGAAGTCTACGACCTCGCTTTAGCGGCAGATCCCCGAATTGTGGGGATCGCGATTGGAACTCGCCCCGACTGCGCTCCCGATAGTGTGCTCGACCTACTTGAGCGACTGGCCCAGCGATCGATGGTCTCGCTCGAATTCGGCATGCAGTCGGTGCACGATGAATCGCTGCGGTGGATGAACCGGGCGCACACCCACGCCGACATGATCAACGCCATCGATCGCGCCCGCGGTCGTGGATTCGAGTGTTGTGCACATGTGATTTTGGGGGTCCCTGGAGAAGACCATGCCATGATGATGCAGACGGCAGACGAAGTCGGCGTACTCGGTTTCGATGCCATCAAACTGCACAATCTGTACAGCGTCCACGGCACCCCCTTGGGGGGCGAGGTTCTCGCAGGAAAGGTACAGATGATGGGTCGAGAGGAATACGTCAACACCGTGGTAGACTTTCTCGAGCGCATCCCTCCCACCACGATCGTCGAAAGGGTTAGCGGCGATGCGCCGCCCAAGTTTTTAATCGAGCCCAAATGGTGTTTGGAAAAATCTGCGATCCGGAACGAGATCGATGCGGAATTCGCACGCCGTGGTACGCGTCAAGGAGCACGATTTGTCACTCCAGCATTGGCACCGTCTGCTCGACCACGTCCCCAGGACACGACGCCGGCGTCGATTGCTGCGCAAATTGACATGCGGGGCCGCCTGCCGGTGTTGAAGATGCAAGGGAACTAG